One segment of Streptomyces bathyalis DNA contains the following:
- a CDS encoding TetR/AcrR family transcriptional regulator, giving the protein METREQILNAALECFTEDGYEATTITRIRERGGVSNGALFHHFPTKDAIAGALYVDAMQSVQDRYWRVLAERPATLAEAVSGVIHQQLSWIEANTRRARFLYAQGHLDWSTHAGEELQALNRDLASAYRDWLAPFIESGDARDLPLVVVIAVVNGPAHAVAQRWLAGQLHGSLNDYADDLVNAAVAGLTGSPTTKPSLTAARPTEGRMRVQLLAGDGRVVAEGEATAQLTAVNGALGSAAARQQADGA; this is encoded by the coding sequence ATGGAAACTCGCGAGCAAATCCTCAATGCAGCGCTCGAGTGCTTCACCGAGGATGGGTATGAAGCCACCACGATCACGCGTATCCGCGAGCGTGGCGGAGTCTCGAACGGTGCGCTGTTCCACCACTTCCCGACCAAGGACGCGATCGCCGGCGCCCTCTACGTGGACGCGATGCAGTCCGTCCAAGACCGCTACTGGAGGGTGCTCGCCGAACGCCCGGCGACGTTGGCCGAGGCAGTGAGCGGCGTCATCCACCAACAGCTGTCGTGGATCGAGGCCAACACCCGACGCGCTCGGTTCCTCTACGCACAGGGGCATCTCGACTGGTCCACGCATGCCGGCGAGGAGCTGCAGGCCCTCAACCGCGACCTTGCCTCCGCCTATCGCGACTGGCTCGCTCCGTTCATCGAGAGCGGCGACGCGCGCGACCTGCCTCTGGTCGTCGTCATCGCGGTCGTCAACGGCCCGGCCCATGCCGTCGCCCAGCGCTGGCTCGCCGGGCAGTTGCACGGATCTCTCAACGACTACGCCGACGATCTCGTCAACGCCGCCGTCGCCGGCCTCACAGGCTCGCCCACAACCAAGCCATCACTCACTGCGGCCCGTCCAACTGAAGGACGGATGCGCGTGCAACTCCTCGCCGGCGACGGAAGGGTCGTCGCCGAAGGCGAGGCCACCGCCCAATTGACGGCCGTCAACGGCGCACTTGGATCGGCCGCGGCCCGCCAGCAGGCCGATGGCGCGTGA
- a CDS encoding acyl-CoA dehydrogenase family protein, which translates to MTAVSTQIEPFGLAPGHAQLQADARAVAAEFAPRAREVRQHLLDHSEMHPELWAAFCDRGWPGLILPAEYGGTEGGLLGMTVVLEAFAEQNMVLWMPVLSAAIAYAISQVGPGPAKEAWLGRIASGDSLFGMATTEPQVGHNLFRSATEVRRDGDHFVVNGLKRIASGLDVAERVLVFGRSPKTAEGESTGYTTVLLDPHAAGATMTELPMRQREGVKQFQLELNDVRVPADALVGAAGQGLLVMWPFTHVERILTAALCIGSASYGITKSVERAKERVLSGKLAIGAEQAISHPLAGLHSRLEATRLFVYRAAARFDGGVDGSVVAGECNMAKLLTADLAYDAADHAMQVMGAEAWDERNGWLDAFLDARLARSGPVSNEFALNYVALHVLGLPAHK; encoded by the coding sequence ATGACCGCCGTCTCGACGCAAATCGAACCGTTCGGGCTTGCTCCGGGCCACGCGCAGCTGCAAGCCGATGCCCGCGCGGTGGCCGCGGAATTCGCCCCGCGGGCTCGGGAGGTCCGACAGCACTTGCTCGACCACAGCGAGATGCATCCGGAGTTGTGGGCGGCGTTCTGCGACCGCGGCTGGCCGGGGCTGATACTCCCGGCGGAGTACGGCGGTACGGAGGGCGGTCTGCTCGGTATGACCGTCGTGCTGGAGGCGTTTGCCGAACAGAACATGGTGCTGTGGATGCCGGTGTTGTCGGCCGCGATTGCTTACGCGATCTCCCAAGTCGGCCCCGGCCCCGCCAAGGAGGCATGGCTTGGACGGATCGCCTCCGGTGACTCGCTCTTCGGGATGGCGACCACGGAGCCTCAGGTCGGCCACAACTTGTTCCGTTCGGCGACCGAAGTGCGTCGCGACGGCGACCACTTCGTCGTCAATGGACTCAAGCGGATCGCCTCCGGCCTCGACGTCGCCGAGCGCGTCTTGGTGTTCGGTCGCTCTCCGAAGACCGCGGAGGGTGAGTCGACGGGCTACACCACGGTGCTCCTCGACCCGCACGCCGCGGGGGCGACGATGACCGAGCTGCCGATGCGTCAGCGCGAAGGGGTCAAGCAGTTCCAGCTCGAGCTCAACGACGTGAGGGTGCCCGCGGATGCCCTTGTCGGTGCAGCGGGCCAGGGGCTGCTGGTGATGTGGCCGTTCACACACGTCGAGCGGATCCTCACCGCAGCGCTCTGCATCGGCTCTGCCAGTTACGGCATCACCAAGTCCGTCGAGCGCGCGAAGGAACGCGTCCTGTCAGGCAAGCTGGCAATCGGCGCGGAACAGGCGATCTCGCACCCGTTGGCGGGTCTCCACTCGCGCCTCGAGGCGACTCGCTTGTTCGTCTATCGAGCCGCCGCACGCTTTGACGGGGGCGTCGACGGGTCTGTCGTGGCGGGTGAGTGCAACATGGCCAAGCTGCTGACGGCCGACCTCGCCTACGACGCCGCCGACCATGCGATGCAAGTGATGGGCGCCGAGGCGTGGGACGAGCGCAACGGCTGGCTGGATGCCTTCCTCGACGCACGCCTGGCCCGATCGGGCCCCGTCAGCAACGAGTTCGCCCTCAACTACGTGGCCCTCCACGTCCTGGGGCTCCCGGCGCACAAATGA
- a CDS encoding carboxymuconolactone decarboxylase family protein encodes MPEPQRRESQTTQAAADVTTSSSMSSKPRMSPVAPPYDEETGRLLAKWMPPGSDMEPLLLFRLLALHRGLTGRLHPMASGLLNHGVLPPRDREIVISRITARAGAEYEWGVHAVVSGPAAGLERELLDAFVTQPADAAVFDAHTRLLVTAVDELHDQATVRAATWRELQVIYDDAQLVELLVLTGWYRTLSTVITSVALPLESWAARFPVTSLPS; translated from the coding sequence GTGCCCGAGCCCCAGCGCCGTGAGTCGCAGACGACCCAGGCCGCGGCAGATGTGACGACGTCATCGTCGATGAGTAGCAAGCCGCGGATGTCACCGGTGGCGCCTCCGTATGACGAGGAGACGGGACGACTGCTGGCCAAGTGGATGCCACCCGGCTCGGATATGGAGCCGTTGCTGCTGTTCCGGCTCCTCGCCTTGCATCGCGGCCTGACCGGCCGCCTGCATCCCATGGCCTCCGGCCTGCTCAACCACGGTGTGCTGCCCCCGCGCGACCGGGAAATCGTGATCAGCCGGATCACCGCACGTGCCGGCGCGGAGTACGAATGGGGTGTTCACGCAGTGGTCTCCGGCCCTGCAGCAGGCCTCGAGCGGGAACTACTCGACGCGTTCGTCACTCAACCTGCTGACGCCGCCGTCTTCGACGCACACACACGGCTGCTGGTCACCGCAGTGGACGAGCTCCACGACCAGGCCACTGTGCGCGCTGCCACATGGCGGGAACTGCAGGTCATCTACGACGACGCCCAGTTGGTGGAGCTGCTTGTGCTCACCGGCTGGTACCGCACCCTGTCCACGGTGATCACTTCCGTTGCTCTGCCGCTCGAGTCGTGGGCCGCACGCTTCCCTGTTACGAGTCTGCCGTCATGA
- a CDS encoding isocitrate lyase/PEP mutase family protein gives MTEPKWTIPRGGPEEARRARARHFVELHQHGCFLLPNAWDVGSARMLESVGFTALATTSGGIAFSYGRPDHDFISEQSTPGRLDRDRMLCRVREIVEEVRVPVSADLEDGYGESPGEVAQTVALTLEAGAAGGNIEDFTGDRTRPLYDRELAVERIRAARAAVDKVGEPFVLVGRTDALLTQRSLAECVDRANSYLAAGADCAFVPGAADRESIARLVAEIDGPLNVVMGLSGSELSLADLAALGVRRVTVGGSIARAMYHHLRRAARELHDLGTFSYADNQIPQSELNTVFGPHPSELY, from the coding sequence ATGACAGAGCCAAAGTGGACGATTCCGCGAGGCGGTCCGGAAGAGGCGCGACGGGCCAGGGCGCGGCATTTCGTCGAGCTGCACCAGCACGGCTGCTTCCTGCTGCCCAACGCATGGGACGTAGGAAGCGCCCGGATGTTGGAGTCGGTCGGGTTCACGGCCCTGGCGACAACGAGTGGGGGCATCGCGTTCTCCTACGGCCGACCGGACCACGATTTCATCTCCGAGCAGTCGACCCCCGGGCGGCTCGACCGCGACCGGATGCTGTGCCGGGTTCGCGAGATCGTCGAAGAGGTGCGGGTGCCGGTAAGCGCCGATCTCGAGGACGGGTACGGAGAGTCGCCCGGCGAAGTGGCGCAGACTGTCGCGCTGACCCTGGAGGCGGGTGCGGCGGGCGGCAACATCGAGGACTTCACCGGTGACCGCACGCGACCGCTGTACGACCGGGAGCTGGCGGTCGAACGGATCCGGGCCGCGCGCGCCGCGGTGGACAAGGTCGGTGAGCCGTTCGTCCTGGTTGGACGGACGGACGCACTGCTGACCCAACGGTCCCTGGCCGAATGCGTCGACCGGGCCAACTCCTACCTTGCGGCCGGGGCCGACTGCGCGTTCGTTCCCGGCGCGGCAGACAGGGAGAGCATCGCCCGGCTCGTCGCCGAGATCGATGGCCCGCTGAACGTGGTGATGGGACTCAGCGGCAGCGAGCTATCCCTGGCCGACCTTGCTGCGCTCGGCGTACGGCGGGTCACCGTCGGCGGCAGCATCGCCCGGGCGATGTACCACCACCTGCGCCGAGCCGCCCGAGAACTCCATGACCTGGGCACGTTCTCCTACGCCGACAACCAGATCCCGCAGTCCGAACTCAATACCGTCTTCGGCCCCCACCCGAGCGAGCTGTACTGA
- a CDS encoding phosphotransferase → MFSAHGTVLTMSLSDMPDWLPAWCVDQLGNEPVSVLFELRSISMVFGLRLADGRDVVVKAREDDGRATSCVATQARLAERGIPCARPLTPVVGVGALAVHAEESRPGGELLGGDTPEVAVRYATVFAQLMAELADVTVAPPLPNPRWVRWDHEDSGLWPTIEFLDERDQSAVPAYVVDTADRARKRMLTADLPCVLGHADFEAQNLRWHDGAVWAVHDWDSLAWQPEAALVGAACGAFASTSPPTLAPIESSSAFLAAYQDLRGRRFTVDEQEIAWAASLWPAAHNARWEALHDAPLVSGDAVRAQAAERLRRANA, encoded by the coding sequence GTGTTCAGCGCGCATGGCACAGTCCTCACCATGTCGTTGTCTGATATGCCGGACTGGCTGCCGGCCTGGTGTGTGGACCAGTTGGGGAATGAGCCGGTCAGCGTGCTGTTCGAACTGCGGTCGATCTCGATGGTGTTCGGTCTGCGGCTGGCCGATGGACGGGACGTCGTGGTGAAGGCGCGGGAGGACGACGGCCGGGCCACTTCTTGTGTTGCCACCCAGGCCCGACTGGCGGAGCGAGGGATTCCATGTGCCCGACCGCTCACGCCCGTGGTCGGCGTCGGTGCGCTGGCCGTACATGCCGAGGAGTCTCGGCCCGGCGGTGAGCTGCTGGGCGGCGACACACCGGAGGTCGCCGTGCGCTACGCGACCGTGTTCGCCCAACTGATGGCCGAATTGGCTGACGTGACGGTTGCCCCGCCGCTGCCGAACCCGCGCTGGGTGCGTTGGGACCACGAGGATTCCGGGCTATGGCCGACGATCGAGTTCCTCGATGAGCGAGACCAGAGCGCCGTGCCTGCGTACGTGGTCGACACAGCTGACCGGGCCCGTAAGCGGATGCTGACCGCCGACCTGCCGTGCGTACTGGGCCACGCAGACTTCGAAGCACAAAACCTTCGCTGGCACGACGGGGCCGTGTGGGCCGTACACGACTGGGACAGCCTGGCGTGGCAGCCGGAGGCGGCACTGGTAGGTGCGGCGTGCGGAGCGTTTGCCAGCACCTCGCCGCCGACCCTGGCCCCGATCGAGAGCTCTTCCGCGTTCCTGGCGGCCTATCAGGATCTCCGCGGACGCCGATTCACCGTGGACGAACAGGAGATTGCGTGGGCGGCCAGCTTGTGGCCGGCGGCGCACAACGCCCGCTGGGAGGCCCTGCACGACGCTCCCTTGGTCTCTGGTGACGCCGTCCGCGCACAGGCAGCCGAACGCCTCCGCCGAGCGAACGCCTAG